A window of Nicotiana tabacum cultivar K326 chromosome 24, ASM71507v2, whole genome shotgun sequence contains these coding sequences:
- the LOC107778549 gene encoding uncharacterized protein LOC107778549 translates to MVDFDIIAGMDWLYSCHATVDCHAKTIKLSFIGKDPVIIRGEVVTHVGRFISYLKARKLVSNKCLAYLAHVWDMKVDSPVLESVPIVNKFLDVLPDDLPRIPLDREIEFGIDTLPGTQPISIPPYKMAPAELNELKKQLQDLLDKGFIRPSVSP, encoded by the coding sequence atggtagactttgacaTCATAgctggtatggattggttatattCTTGTCATGCTACAGTTGATTGCCACGCAAAGACGATTAAATTATCATTTATTGGGAAAGATCCAGTTATAATTAGAGGTGAAGTGGTTACGCATgtgggtaggtttatttcttaccttaaggctagAAAACTAGTGAGCAACAAATGTTTAGCGTATCTAGCACATGTATGGGATATGAAAGTCGACTCCCCAGTGCTTGAATCAGTACCGATTGTGAATAAGTTTTTAGACGTGCTCCCAGATGATCTCCCAAGGATACCACTAGATAGGGAGATTGAGTTTGGTATAGACACATtgccaggaactcaaccaatctCGATTCCTCCTTACAAAATGGCTCCAGCTGAGCTAAATGAACTCAAGAAGCAGTTACAAGACCTcttagataagggttttattcgacctAGTGTTTCACCCTGA